In Plasmodium relictum strain SGS1 genome assembly, chromosome: 6, one DNA window encodes the following:
- the RPN5 gene encoding 26S proteasome regulatory subunit p55, putative has protein sequence MEEDNAAKIIGSHDNLLTDPRIAQDFSNETDELLKKAEKYYKVGDFEIILEDLITLEKKCRQSFDGISTSKICCFILNKYKLSDNYKKVSEYLIFFNKKRGQLKRTIIDMINLCKSWINDIENKEEKLNLINTLCTISEGKIFVEVERSEIIRILSKIKEDDGNVEEAANILQEVQVETFISMNKREKTEYILEQMRLVLLRKDYIRCHVISRKINPTLLNNEEFYDLKLKYFMYMIEYYIYEESYSDVAKCYEQRFNTDFILKDPNLWIDELKCYILFLILSPFDEQQSKFLNLVKIEKKRLKEIPIFEQLVKDFINQDLIHWPLQYQDELLHFYVFNDTKFLGGENRWNLFKKKVMHHNIHVISNCYNKISLNRLSELLNASVEESENLLSELVSNKFLIAKIDRLYGIIKFGQKNNPENLLNNWSSQINQILDLLEESSHLIQKERMLHEAKLKRMQLENKNLTL, from the exons ATGGAGGAAGATAATGCTGCTAAAATAATTGGATCACATGATAATCTTTTGACAGACCCAAGGATAGCCCAAGACTTTAGTAATGAAACTGATGAACTATTGAAGAAAGctgaaaaatattacaaa gtAGGGGATTTTGAAATTATATTAGAAGATTTAATAACATTAGAGAAGAAATGCAGACAATCATTTGATGGAATATCTACTAGTAAAATATGttgttttattttgaataaatataaattaagcgataattataaaaaagtaagtgaatatttaattttttttaataaaaaaaggggGCAGTTAAAAAGAACAATAATCGATATGATAAATTTATGCAAATCTTGGATTAAtgatattgaaaataaagaagaaaagttaaatttaataaataccTTATGCACAATAAGTGAAGGTAAAATATTTGTAGAAGTAGAAAGGTCAGAGATAATAAgaattttatcaaaaataaaagaagatgATGGTAATGTAGAAGAGGCTGCAAATATCCTACAAGAAGTGCAAGTGGAAACGTTTATATCAATgaataaaagagaaaaaacaGAATATATTCTAGAGCAAATGAGATTAGTTCTGTTGAGAAAGGATTATATTAGATGTCATGTCATTAGTAGAAAAATCAATCCcactttattaaataatgaggaattttatgatttaaaattaaaatattttatgtatatgatagaatattatatatatgaagaaTCATATTCTGATGTTGCTAAATGTTATGAACAAAGATTTAACAcagattttattttaaaagatcCAAATTTATGGATTGATGAATTAAAATgttacattttatttttaattctttctCCTTTTGATGAACAACaaagtaaatttttaaacttagttaaaattgaaaaaaaaagattgaAAGAAATTCCTATATTTGAACAGCTAGTTAAAGACTTTATTAATCAAGATTTAATTCACTGGCCTTTACAATACCAAGACGAATTACTTCATTTTTACGTTTTTAACGATACAAAATTTTTAGGTGGGGAAAATAGATGGaacttatttaaaaaaaaagttatgcATCATAATATTCATGTGATTTCAAAttgttataataaaatttcattaaatagATTATCTGAATTATTAAATGCATCTGTAGAAGAATCAGAAAATCTATTATCTGAATTAGTTTCaaataagtttttaattGCAAAAATTGATAGACTATATGGAATTATCAAATTTGGGCAAAAGAACAATCctgaaaatttattaaataattggTCATCTCAAATTAATCAAATATTAGATCTTTTAGAGGAATCTTCTCATTTAATACAAAAAGAAAGAATGCTGCATGAAGCAAAACTTAAAAGAATGcaattagaaaataaaaatttaactttataa
- a CDS encoding tRNA pseudouridine synthase, putative has protein sequence MLYKCFLFICLFCLQIYSCLYKKKPFYFEIKIQKNYKNKITCNKVIKRYFYFLMRNFPLPPIKCNRNLKLLYINKITFFLDKTKKKKDKKVYLNKHNKENRIFKSGKNIILYCKNSTTNTPYTQNGNNFKEEKKIQKKTIENKKYEQKSYKEKLSNLDINLKKWNDPSKKKIKESKGQKEKEKGKGKEKEKEKEKEKEKEKEKEKEKEKEKEKEKEKEKEKEKEKEKEKEKENQNKNEIENNSNKNSTCEKNNVDNTVIDECFSNSKNSIDFFINQHKDILLKSKSSMMNISCTNINKNIENEASIDDILYGGFLNIYKPVNLYSMKVCEKVKNVLKNYFFALNEKNINLKVGHGGTLDPFAEGVLIIGIQKATKKLSDFLKCYKKYLALSIFGFETDTLDREGKIIKEKKIHIYKKDIFENIKKFIGWKEQIPPIYSAKRVKGLRLYEYARKNIPIQIKPNKVHIRNIKYLNEFDFPFFDLQVYCSGGTYIRSLIRDFAHSLNSYATLIKLIRIEQNHYKSLDSLHYDNINIHNIKKYFIKL, from the coding sequence atgttatataaatgttttttgtttatttgtttattttgtttGCAAATTTATTCTTgtttatataagaaaaaaccTTTCTATTTTGagataaaaattcaaaaaaattataaaaataagatcACCTGTAATAAAGTTATAAAacgttatttttattttttaatgagaAATTTTCCTTTACCTCCCATTAAGTGTAACAGAAatcttaaattattatacataaataaaattacatttttcttagataaaacaaaaaaaaaaaaagataaaaaagtatatttgaATAAACACAATAAAGAGAATAGAATATTCAAGTCtggaaaaaatattatattgtaTTGTAAAAACAGTACTACCAACACACCTTATACACAAAATGGAAATAATTTCaaggaagaaaaaaagattcagaaaaaaacaatagaaaataaaaaatatgagcAAAAATCATATAAAGAAAAGTTAAGCAATTTagatattaatttaaaaaaatggaatgatccaagcaaaaaaaaaataaaagaaagtaAAGGTCaaaaggaaaaggaaaaaggaaaaggaaaagaaaaggaaaaggaaaaggaaaaggaaaaggaaaaggaaaaggaaaaggaaaaggaaaaggaaaaggaaaaggaaaaggaaaaagaaaaggaaaaggaaaaggaaaaggaaaaggaaaaggaaaaggaaaaggaaaatcagaataaaaatgaaattgaaaataattcgAACAAAAATTCTACTTGCGAAAAAAACAATGTAGATAATACTGTGATTGATGAATGCTTCTCTAATTCTAAAAATTCTattgatttttttataaatcaGCATAAAGACATACTATTAAAAAGCAAAAGTAGCATGATGAACATAAGTTGCAcgaatataaacaaaaatatagaGAACGAAGCAAGCATCGATGACATATTATATGGAGGATTTCTGAATATTTATAAGCCCGTAAATTTATATTCTATGAAAGTATGTGAAAAGGTTAAAAAtgttttgaaaaattattttttcgctttaaatgaaaaaaatataaacttgAAAGTTGGACATGGTGGAACATTAGATCCATTCGCTGAAGGAGTTTTAATTATTGGTATTCAAAAAgcaacaaaaaaattatccgattttttaaaatgttataaaaagtatttagCATTATCAATTTTTGGTTTTGAAACAGATACATTAGACAGAGAAGGAAAGATaattaaggaaaaaaaaattcatatatataaaaaagatatttttgaaaatataaaaaaatttataggGTGGAAAGAACAGATACCTCCTATATACTCAGCTAAAAGAGTTAAAGGATTAAGGTTATATGAATATGcaagaaaaaatatacctATTCAAATAAAACCTAACAAAGTTcatataagaaatataaaatatttaaatgaatttgattttccattttttgaTCTTCAAGTATATTGTTCTGGGGGTACTTATATAAGAAGTCTAATAAGAGATTTTGCACATTCATTAAATTCATATGCtactttaattaaattaattagaATTGAACAAAACCACTATAAATCCCTGGATTCACTGCattatgataatataaacatacacaatattaaaaaatattttatcaaGTTATAG
- the TrxL1 gene encoding thioredoxin-like protein 1, putative: MPRIYRPKSSVTYSKGCYLGENNTGLGGYKITSGAHHLPPCGYAVLEDKKKEMAYGGILQLNDDILKRDYNGCFKPISKDELRNKSVAFYFASHENAKCRSFTPFLTQFYKSINSSTPKEKIEIILVSLDKDEEKFNEHIKHIPWAVVAYNSDLKKHLIKRYEVREDPESLPNGSVPITGLPKLVVVGENGEKLHWLSCDNHSQTILREWDFHSSRWT; the protein is encoded by the coding sequence atgccAAGAATTTATAGACCTAAGTCTAGTGTAACATATTCAAAGGGTTGCTATTTAGGTGAAAATAACACAGGCCTTGGTGGTTATAAAATAACTAGTGGTGCACATCATTTACCTCCTTGTGGATACGCAGTTttagaagataaaaaaaaagaaatggcATACGGAGGAATTTTGCAGCTAAATGATGATATTCTAAAAAGAGATTATAATGGATGCTTTAAACCTATATCCAAAGATGAATTACGTAATAAATCAGTTGCATTCTATTTTGCAAGTCATGAAAACGCAAAATGTAGAAGTTTTACTCCATTTTTGACACAATTTTATAAGTCAATTAATTCATCAACaccaaaagaaaaaattgaaataatattAGTTAGTTTAGACaaagatgaagaaaaatttaatgaacaCATTAAACATATACCATGGGCTGTTGTTGCCTACAATagtgatttaaaaaaacatttaataaaaagatatGAAGTTAGAGAAGATCCTGAATCATTACCCAATGGAAGTGTTCCCATTACAGGATTACCAAAACTTGTAGTAGTTGGTGAAAATGGAGAAAAACTTCATTGGCTTTCATGTGACAATCATTCTCAAACAATTTTAAGAGAATGGGATTTTCACTCTTCTAGATggacataa
- the PMM gene encoding phosphomannomutase, putative, whose product MDLEKKNKFFLFDVDGTLTYSRKVIHQKMVDILLELKSKEKCSIGVVGGSDYKKILEQIKYPEIFDYIFSENGIVSYKNNEKCFSESIVNFLGEDKLKKLINYCLIYIANLDIPKKRGTFIELRNGIINISPIGRNCSQEEREEFSAFNIENDIIKNFRLNLMKEFEGFNLTFSIGGQISIDCFPTGWDKRFCLRHIDKNFGEIYFFGDRTEKGGNDYEIYNDKRVKGYSVKNPEDTMSILKKILNM is encoded by the exons atggatttagaaaagaaaaataaattttttttatttgatgtTGATGGAACATTAACATATTCAAGAAAA GTAATCCATCAGAAGATGGTTGACATTTTATTAGAACTTAAATCAAAGGAAAAGTGTTCAATAGGTGTAGTAGGAGGTTCTGATTATAAAAAGATTTTAGAGCAAATaaaat atcCAGAAATTTTTGATTACATATTTTCTGAAAATGGAATAGTATCATATAAAAACAATGAAAAATGTTTCTCAGAA aGTATAGTTAATTTTTTAGGAGAagacaaattaaaaaagttgaTAAACTATTGTCTAATATACATAGCTAATTTAGATATACCAAAGAAAAG aGGAACATTCATAGAGTTAAGAAATggtataataaatattagcCCAATAGGGAGAAATTGTTCTCAAGAAGAAAGGGAAGAGTTTTCTGCTTTTAATATAGAGAATGatatcattaaaaattttcgTTTAAATCTAATGAAGGA ATTTGAAGGTTTTAATTTGACTTTTTCTATTGGTGGCCAAATATCTATAGATTGTTTTCCTaca gGATGGGATAAAAGATTTTGTTTGAGGCatattgataaaaatttcggtgaaatttatttttttggaGATAGAACagaaaaa GGTGGAAATGATTATGAGatatataatgataaaaGGGTTAAAGGATATTCAGTTAAAAATCCAGAAGACACTATGAgcattttaaagaaaatattaaatatgtaa